The Candidatus Thiodiazotropha endoloripes genome has a window encoding:
- a CDS encoding DoxX family protein: MNTIVNGLISLFDLIAKLVPDWLIALLARGAVAYTFWSSGRTKVSGFLDISQSTYFLFEHEYKVPLIPHELAAHLATYAEHLFPILLVFGLFTRFAALSLLGMTVVIQLFVYPDAWNVHMWWAIALLYLIRHGAGQASLDRLFWRR, translated from the coding sequence ATGAATACAATAGTTAACGGTCTGATCTCTCTTTTCGACTTGATTGCAAAGCTGGTTCCCGACTGGCTGATCGCCCTGCTTGCCCGGGGGGCCGTTGCCTATACCTTCTGGAGTTCGGGCCGCACCAAGGTGTCAGGATTTCTCGACATCTCCCAATCGACCTACTTCCTTTTTGAGCATGAGTACAAGGTACCGCTGATCCCCCATGAGCTGGCCGCCCACCTGGCGACTTATGCGGAACATCTGTTTCCCATCCTGTTGGTTTTCGGCCTGTTCACCCGCTTCGCCGCCCTCTCCCTGTTGGGCATGACGGTAGTGATTCAGCTGTTTGTCTATCCGGATGCCTGGAATGTGCATATGTGGTGGGCTATCGCACTGCTCTATCTGATCCGTCACGGTGCTGGCCAGGCGTCACTTGACCGGTTATTCTGGCGCCGTTAG
- a CDS encoding ATP synthase subunit I translates to MQLTGNSQIRTIVVLQIGASLILGLGLLYFGKNAALSGFIGAFIAATANGYFAFRSFVHYRAQQPEKIAGRLFGAEIQKMVMTGILFGLTIVNFDSVNIGLLLGCYLIVQVAVPLIVLIYQDRQHS, encoded by the coding sequence ATGCAGCTTACCGGAAACAGCCAGATTCGCACCATCGTAGTGCTCCAAATAGGAGCATCGCTAATCCTCGGTCTGGGTTTGTTGTATTTCGGTAAAAACGCCGCATTGTCAGGCTTCATTGGCGCTTTTATCGCCGCGACTGCAAATGGCTATTTCGCCTTCAGGTCTTTTGTGCACTATCGTGCGCAGCAGCCGGAAAAAATAGCCGGGCGACTGTTTGGCGCCGAAATCCAGAAGATGGTCATGACCGGTATTTTGTTCGGGTTGACAATTGTCAACTTCGATTCAGTCAATATCGGTTTATTATTGGGCTGCTATCTGATCGTACAAGTAGCGGTTCCATTGATAGTGTTGATTTATCAAGACAGACAGCATTCATAG
- the atpB gene encoding F0F1 ATP synthase subunit A has translation MAGDALTSGEYIKHHLTNLTFGQHPDGSWGIAHSAAEAKEMGFWAIHVDTMFWSIALGVLFLFFFAKAAKTATQGVPGGLQNFVEWIVEFIDTSVRGSFSSRNALVAPLALTIFVWIFLQNLMDLVPVDVIPELAKLLGIHYMKVVPSTDPNATFGMAIGVFLLVLFYSIKIKGVGGFAGELTLQPFSSTNPVVNLLFIPINFILEFVSLIAKPISLALRLFGNMYAGEMIFILIAIMYNAGLILGLFGGVLQLGWAIFHILIITLQAFIFMTLTIVYLDMAHNEH, from the coding sequence ATGGCTGGCGACGCCCTTACCTCTGGTGAGTACATCAAACATCACCTGACCAATCTGACCTTTGGTCAGCATCCCGACGGCAGTTGGGGTATTGCACATAGTGCTGCTGAAGCCAAAGAGATGGGTTTCTGGGCAATTCATGTGGATACCATGTTCTGGTCCATAGCCCTTGGTGTGCTGTTTCTCTTCTTCTTTGCCAAAGCGGCAAAAACCGCCACCCAGGGTGTACCTGGTGGTCTACAGAATTTCGTCGAATGGATTGTCGAGTTCATCGACACCAGTGTGCGGGGATCCTTCTCATCAAGAAACGCTCTGGTCGCCCCGCTGGCGCTGACCATCTTTGTCTGGATTTTCCTGCAGAACCTGATGGACCTGGTGCCGGTTGATGTCATTCCCGAGCTCGCCAAACTGCTCGGTATACACTATATGAAGGTCGTGCCTTCAACCGATCCCAACGCCACCTTCGGTATGGCTATCGGGGTCTTCCTGCTGGTTCTCTTCTACAGTATTAAGATTAAAGGTGTCGGCGGTTTCGCCGGTGAGCTGACTCTGCAGCCCTTCTCTTCCACGAATCCTGTGGTCAATCTGCTGTTCATCCCGATCAACTTCATTCTTGAGTTTGTCAGTCTGATTGCCAAACCAATCTCTCTTGCCCTGCGTCTGTTCGGTAACATGTACGCTGGCGAGATGATCTTTATTTTGATCGCCATCATGTACAATGCCGGGCTGATTCTCGGTCTGTTCGGTGGCGTTCTACAGCTGGGTTGGGCCATATTCCATATCTTGATCATCACACTGCAGGCGTTCATCTTTATGACCCTGACCATTGTGTACCTGGATATGGCGCACAACGAACACTGA
- the atpE gene encoding F0F1 ATP synthase subunit C, which produces MEQALLYIAGAIMMGLGALGAAVGIGVLGGRFLEGAARQPELIPMLRTQFFIVMGLVDAVPMIAVGLAMYVLFAVA; this is translated from the coding sequence ATGGAACAAGCACTGCTGTACATTGCCGGCGCGATCATGATGGGCCTGGGTGCCCTGGGCGCTGCGGTAGGCATCGGCGTTTTGGGTGGCCGCTTTCTCGAGGGCGCTGCTCGTCAACCTGAACTCATCCCCATGTTGCGTACCCAGTTCTTCATCGTCATGGGTCTGGTAGACGCCGTACCCATGATTGCTGTGGGTCTGGCCATGTACGTATTGTTCGCTGTAGCTTAA
- a CDS encoding F0F1 ATP synthase subunit B produces the protein MNINLTLIGQLLSFAVFVWFTMKYVWTPIMGALETRKKEIADGLAAAERGQHEQELAKERAKDVLHEAKAQAAEIVAQAQKRAAEIVDESKDTARVEGDRILTAAQSEIEQEANRAREQLREKVGMLAVAGAEKILKKEISADAHQDIVAALAEEI, from the coding sequence ATGAACATCAATCTGACTCTTATAGGTCAGCTGCTCTCTTTCGCGGTGTTCGTGTGGTTCACCATGAAGTATGTCTGGACCCCGATCATGGGAGCGCTGGAAACCCGTAAAAAGGAGATAGCCGACGGACTGGCAGCAGCCGAGCGAGGCCAGCACGAGCAGGAGCTTGCCAAGGAACGGGCCAAGGATGTGCTGCATGAAGCCAAGGCACAGGCTGCGGAGATCGTAGCCCAGGCTCAAAAGCGCGCAGCCGAAATCGTCGATGAGTCCAAGGATACAGCTCGCGTAGAAGGCGACCGTATCCTCACCGCTGCACAGTCTGAAATCGAGCAGGAAGCCAATCGCGCACGCGAACAGCTGCGCGAAAAGGTCGGAATGCTTGCTGTGGCCGGTGCTGAAAAGATTCTCAAGAAAGAGATCAGCGCCGACGCACATCAGGACATAGTCGCGGCCTTGGCCGAAGAGATTTAG
- a CDS encoding F0F1 ATP synthase subunit delta → MAGEATTIARPYAEAVFAHADEQGKLELWHEMLTFLSSVVEDEAVAKVVGNPLIDQPALTELLLEIAGGRVTDEGSNLIRVLVQNRRLQVLPEINALFAELKADKEKVMNVHVTTAYALKPAQEKLIADALKAKLGRDITITSEKDTDLIGGVHIRAGDMVIDGSVRGQLQQLANELGI, encoded by the coding sequence ATGGCCGGTGAAGCTACCACAATCGCCCGCCCCTACGCGGAAGCCGTGTTTGCTCATGCCGATGAGCAGGGCAAGCTCGAGCTGTGGCATGAGATGCTGACCTTTCTTTCCTCTGTCGTAGAGGATGAAGCGGTTGCCAAAGTTGTCGGCAACCCACTGATCGATCAGCCGGCATTGACTGAGCTGCTGCTGGAAATTGCCGGCGGCCGGGTAACCGATGAAGGCAGTAACCTGATCCGTGTACTGGTTCAGAACCGCCGTCTTCAGGTTTTACCTGAGATCAATGCACTCTTTGCTGAGCTCAAAGCAGATAAAGAGAAGGTGATGAATGTCCACGTCACCACTGCTTATGCGCTCAAGCCCGCGCAGGAAAAACTTATTGCCGATGCCTTGAAGGCCAAGTTGGGACGCGATATCACCATCACCAGCGAGAAGGACACCGACCTGATCGGTGGTGTTCACATCCGCGCCGGGGATATGGTGATCGACGGCTCCGTCCGTGGTCAACTTCAGCAACTGGCTAACGAATTGGGAATCTAA